One genomic region from Amycolatopsis sp. FBCC-B4732 encodes:
- a CDS encoding response regulator transcription factor — MRVVLAEDLYLLRDGMTRLLEAKGFTVVAAVGNATELLKAIEDHTPDIAVVDVRLPPKFSDEGIRAALEARKRRPGMPVLVLSQHVEQTYARELLADGTGAIGYLLKDRVLNADQFVDALRMVAAGGTAMDPEVISKLLASRSRRDPLDALTPRERQVLELMAEGRSNAAIAQRMVISEAAVGKHTASIFTKLDLTQHEDDNRRVLAVLTYLSSKVPKP; from the coding sequence GTGCGCGTTGTCCTCGCGGAGGATCTCTACCTGCTTCGAGACGGCATGACCCGGCTGCTCGAGGCGAAGGGGTTCACCGTCGTGGCCGCGGTCGGCAACGCGACAGAGCTGCTGAAGGCCATCGAGGACCACACCCCGGACATCGCGGTGGTGGACGTCCGGCTGCCCCCCAAGTTCAGCGACGAGGGCATCCGCGCGGCCCTGGAGGCGCGCAAGCGGCGCCCAGGGATGCCCGTGCTGGTGCTCTCCCAGCACGTCGAGCAGACGTACGCCCGCGAGCTGCTGGCGGACGGCACGGGGGCGATCGGGTACCTGCTGAAGGACCGGGTGCTCAACGCCGACCAGTTCGTGGACGCCCTGCGCATGGTCGCGGCCGGCGGGACGGCGATGGACCCCGAGGTCATCTCGAAGCTGCTGGCGAGCCGCTCGCGCCGGGACCCGCTGGACGCGTTGACGCCGCGGGAGCGCCAGGTGCTGGAGCTGATGGCGGAGGGCCGCTCGAACGCGGCGATCGCCCAGCGGATGGTGATCAGCGAAGCCGCCGTGGGCAAGCACACGGCGAGCATCTTCACGAAGCTGGACCTGACCCAGCACGAAGACGACAACCGGCGGGTGCTGGCGGTGCTGACGTACTTGAGCAGCAAGGTGCCCAAGCCCTGA